Proteins encoded together in one Marinithermus hydrothermalis DSM 14884 window:
- a CDS encoding cbb3-type cytochrome c oxidase subunit I produces MSLTAATSKLREGLKALTPGEKRILGVYFALALLALTAGAVGAMLLGLQAAGFVKLPPLTVFKALTVHASSAFFYWLYFVQAGVTLALILAYTPGARLQPPWSSLVWGGLGLMGIGWVVTVLSAMGGAAVLYSAPQPLTQQFKGGTAFLLGYILTDLGQVLVGIAAIATAILPKLRGQVREWSAITFAAALWNGLLVVASFIALIAYVPALQMMLGMTPFIKNFNYEMSWGVMFHNTHYLPLMSTVLVWYVLAEATTGVKSIYGERFSKFIFSLYLVLVPVTSPYHMFLEPEVPASTKLIGSILSAFIGVPTLAVGLIIASSLQAAAQGQGARGLFGWLRYLPWRNPAFSAIGLAPVSALAGGAVSYVLIQERFAPLVSDTFAVPGYFHFFTVGMVSLTFLGALVYMIPALTGRPLWLPSLTTALPYVLAVAVYVFGFAGVWAGYAGVPRRTLDVSFGGDAPALWVTLMSVVGTAGLVMVLVLLAYVAVLAVSALLNVRAGLRVEAFPVANLRPEDAAGQPAWFAPVTAGTLLVVMYAVTWVAFRLMQSLPLVTIGGGGH; encoded by the coding sequence ATGAGCCTTACTGCTGCGACATCGAAGTTAAGGGAAGGGCTGAAAGCGCTGACGCCCGGCGAGAAGCGGATCCTAGGGGTGTACTTTGCGCTCGCCCTGTTAGCGCTCACCGCTGGGGCTGTTGGGGCGATGCTACTGGGCCTCCAAGCCGCGGGCTTCGTTAAGCTTCCGCCGCTTACCGTCTTCAAGGCCCTCACGGTGCACGCTTCCTCGGCCTTCTTCTACTGGCTGTACTTCGTGCAGGCGGGGGTCACGCTGGCCTTGATCCTCGCCTACACGCCAGGGGCCCGGCTACAGCCCCCGTGGAGCTCGTTGGTTTGGGGCGGGCTTGGGCTCATGGGGATTGGGTGGGTCGTCACCGTGTTGAGCGCGATGGGCGGGGCTGCCGTGCTCTACAGCGCGCCTCAGCCGCTGACCCAGCAGTTCAAGGGAGGAACGGCCTTCCTCCTCGGGTACATCCTTACGGATCTCGGCCAGGTGCTTGTGGGGATCGCCGCCATCGCCACGGCGATCCTTCCCAAACTCCGGGGGCAGGTCCGGGAGTGGAGCGCGATCACCTTCGCCGCCGCACTGTGGAACGGCCTGTTGGTGGTGGCCTCCTTCATCGCCCTGATCGCGTACGTACCCGCGCTGCAGATGATGCTCGGCATGACGCCCTTCATCAAGAACTTCAACTACGAGATGAGCTGGGGTGTCATGTTCCACAACACCCACTACCTGCCTTTAATGTCCACCGTGCTCGTGTGGTACGTCCTCGCCGAGGCCACGACCGGGGTGAAGAGCATCTACGGCGAGCGGTTCTCGAAGTTCATCTTTTCACTGTATCTGGTGCTCGTTCCCGTCACTTCGCCCTACCACATGTTCCTCGAGCCCGAGGTGCCGGCCTCCACTAAGCTGATCGGCTCCATCCTTTCCGCCTTTATCGGGGTGCCGACGCTGGCCGTGGGGCTCATCATCGCCTCCTCGTTGCAGGCTGCGGCCCAGGGCCAGGGGGCGCGGGGGTTGTTTGGTTGGCTCCGTTACCTTCCCTGGCGCAATCCGGCGTTTTCTGCTATCGGCCTGGCGCCGGTGAGCGCGCTCGCTGGCGGGGCGGTCTCCTACGTGCTGATCCAAGAGCGGTTCGCGCCTCTGGTCAGCGACACCTTCGCGGTACCGGGGTACTTCCACTTCTTCACCGTGGGCATGGTTAGCCTCACCTTCCTGGGGGCGCTGGTCTACATGATTCCCGCCTTGACCGGGCGGCCGCTCTGGTTGCCCTCGCTCACCACGGCCCTCCCGTATGTGCTCGCGGTGGCGGTGTACGTCTTTGGGTTCGCCGGGGTGTGGGCCGGGTACGCGGGGGTTCCGCGCCGCACGCTGGACGTGAGTTTTGGAGGAGATGCGCCGGCCTTGTGGGTCACGCTGATGAGTGTTGTGGGCACTGCGGGGCTCGTCATGGTCCTCGTCTTGTTGGCGTACGTCGCCGTTCTGGCCGTAAGCGCCTTATTGAACGTTCGTGCCGGCCTGCGGGTCGAGGCCTTCCCCGTGGCGAACCTTCGCCCGGAGGACGCGGCGGGGCAGCCGGCCTGGTTCGCGCCGGTGACTGCCGGCACCCTGCTCGTGGTGATGTACGCGGTGACCTGGGTGGCGTTTCGTCTGATGCAGAGCCTGCCGCTCGTCACGATCGGCGGGGGCGGGCACTAG
- a CDS encoding cupredoxin domain-containing protein — MRHLTTRPGVILALSFVIVLLIPLWAALGFFQSPAEAEEGEGHGGGMAMAREAAIKEFVAQAQAFLVSNTRPDGCVDPTYAQPVEDVVEADGHEATLAQHEEDHEENPVVYLRAMQFGYFPPKLCLKAGQAYTFKMMATDVTHGASIQLGDASYMVRLPPGVEVEQQVVFTKPGEYLIYCSYYCGVGHPFMKARIIVEPAEGEM, encoded by the coding sequence ATGCGGCACCTAACCACACGGCCCGGGGTTATTCTTGCCCTTTCCTTCGTCATCGTGCTGCTGATACCGCTTTGGGCAGCGCTAGGGTTTTTCCAGAGCCCCGCCGAGGCGGAAGAAGGCGAGGGGCACGGCGGAGGTATGGCCATGGCGCGGGAGGCCGCTATTAAGGAGTTCGTTGCTCAGGCCCAGGCCTTTCTCGTGTCGAACACGCGCCCCGATGGGTGCGTGGACCCCACCTACGCCCAGCCGGTGGAGGACGTGGTGGAGGCCGATGGGCACGAGGCCACGCTCGCGCAGCATGAGGAAGATCACGAGGAAAACCCCGTGGTCTACCTCCGCGCCATGCAGTTCGGCTACTTCCCGCCCAAACTCTGCCTCAAGGCCGGTCAGGCCTACACCTTCAAGATGATGGCGACCGATGTGACCCACGGGGCCTCGATCCAGCTGGGTGATGCGAGCTATATGGTCCGGTTGCCGCCCGGAGTGGAGGTGGAGCAGCAGGTGGTCTTCACCAAACCCGGCGAGTACCTCATCTACTGCTCTTACTACTGCGGGGTGGGGCACCCGTTCATGAAGGCGCGCATCATCGTTGAGCCTGCGGAAGGTGAGATGTAG